The Desulfomicrobium macestii genome has a window encoding:
- a CDS encoding tetratricopeptide repeat protein, translated as MQRVLCCLLMAMMLFACGSKENRRDDFYANGLGFEESGRYSEARVEAKNVIKLDPNHVGAYLLLARCALKDQNWREAFGNFQRAAELEPDNAEALLGVGRLYLLSGDTGEAEAHAERILAKDPASVDGLLLRAGAMLRGKRFDEARKQLDVVFAGDPANEDALLALSVIHAEQGQGAEALAVIGAGLVARPDSRPLHFRAANLAADMGDYAVAEEHLLKLKELDPGNRGVQVLLAALYERMGLTARVEGILRELLAAEPESEEARLRLVEYLMRHDKAQDALAVAGEGQPAPRLRLASAGVLMAMGRAGEGEAALVALTQDAEAGPSGIEARLRLSELKLRRGDRSGALVEVDEVLRLNPADARAHAARGRIFMLQGRFEEALTELRIALHDAPGDMAVAVLMARAQFALGNTLSGVESLRNFLLKNPDALPVRLELAAHHQRAGEPDAALSVLQDGGIDGVMPARLLLAMGDIEARREHFDAAEVHYRRAAQEQEALVPALLRLGSMQGSRKDWEGARRTFDELLLANPDAHGGAEGVVAVELAAGRGEAALAWAEERATSRSEDPLAADLLGRTALRLGDAGGAEKAFREAQRRAPEWSVPSARLAGLYASTGRKDTAMAECRAALDKNPDSVPEALLLGQLLQLGGDAAEAETIYRKLLARHPELLPAANNLGYLLASHDAPTTEQLTEALTLATKASAGGDPSALDTVGWVHYRLGDKDAALQFLRKAHESLPEDSAVTFHLAQVLADLGQTAEARTLLRALLARAQDFPDLPQARSLLDGI; from the coding sequence ATGCAGCGGGTTCTATGTTGTTTGCTCATGGCCATGATGCTTTTTGCCTGCGGATCCAAGGAGAACCGCAGGGACGATTTTTACGCCAACGGCCTGGGGTTCGAGGAGAGCGGGCGGTATTCCGAGGCCCGGGTCGAGGCCAAGAACGTCATCAAGCTCGACCCCAACCATGTCGGCGCGTATCTGCTCCTGGCCCGTTGCGCCCTGAAGGATCAGAACTGGCGTGAAGCCTTCGGGAATTTTCAGCGCGCGGCGGAGCTTGAGCCGGACAATGCCGAGGCCCTGCTCGGGGTGGGGCGGTTGTACCTGCTCTCCGGCGATACAGGCGAGGCCGAAGCGCATGCGGAAAGGATCCTGGCCAAGGACCCGGCGTCTGTTGACGGACTGCTGCTGCGGGCCGGTGCCATGCTGCGCGGCAAGCGTTTCGACGAGGCCCGAAAGCAGCTCGACGTGGTCTTTGCGGGGGATCCGGCCAATGAGGACGCGCTGCTGGCGCTGTCGGTCATCCACGCCGAGCAGGGTCAGGGCGCCGAAGCCCTGGCCGTGATTGGCGCGGGGCTGGTCGCAAGGCCGGACAGCCGGCCGCTGCATTTCAGGGCCGCGAACCTGGCGGCGGACATGGGCGATTATGCCGTGGCCGAAGAGCATCTCCTGAAGCTCAAGGAGCTCGATCCGGGCAACCGGGGCGTGCAGGTCCTGTTGGCCGCGCTTTACGAACGCATGGGGCTGACCGCGCGGGTGGAGGGCATCCTGCGTGAGCTGCTGGCGGCCGAGCCCGAATCGGAAGAGGCGCGGCTGCGTCTGGTCGAGTATCTGATGCGCCACGACAAGGCCCAAGACGCCCTGGCCGTGGCCGGGGAAGGGCAGCCTGCGCCAAGGCTGCGTCTGGCGTCCGCCGGGGTGCTCATGGCCATGGGGCGGGCCGGGGAAGGCGAGGCCGCGCTGGTCGCGCTGACCCAGGACGCCGAGGCGGGACCGTCCGGTATCGAGGCCCGGCTCCGGTTGTCCGAGCTCAAGTTGCGTCGTGGCGACCGGAGCGGAGCCCTGGTCGAGGTGGACGAGGTGCTGCGCCTCAATCCCGCCGATGCCCGGGCCCATGCCGCGCGCGGCCGGATATTCATGCTCCAGGGGCGCTTCGAGGAAGCCCTGACCGAGCTGCGAATAGCTCTGCACGACGCTCCCGGGGACATGGCCGTAGCCGTGCTCATGGCCCGCGCCCAGTTCGCGCTGGGCAACACGCTGTCCGGGGTGGAGTCGCTGCGCAATTTTCTTCTGAAGAATCCGGACGCCCTGCCCGTGCGCCTGGAACTGGCCGCGCACCATCAGCGTGCGGGCGAGCCCGACGCCGCGCTCAGCGTGCTGCAGGACGGCGGGATTGACGGGGTCATGCCTGCGCGGCTGCTGCTGGCCATGGGCGATATCGAGGCCCGGCGCGAACATTTCGATGCGGCCGAGGTTCATTACCGGCGGGCCGCGCAAGAACAGGAGGCGCTGGTGCCCGCCCTGCTGCGGCTTGGGAGCATGCAGGGCAGCCGCAAGGACTGGGAAGGGGCGCGGCGCACCTTCGACGAACTGCTGCTGGCCAATCCGGACGCCCACGGCGGCGCCGAGGGCGTGGTGGCCGTGGAACTGGCGGCGGGGCGCGGCGAGGCGGCCCTGGCCTGGGCCGAAGAGCGGGCGACGTCCCGGTCCGAGGACCCGCTGGCCGCGGACCTGCTCGGCCGTACGGCCCTGCGCCTGGGCGACGCCGGTGGTGCCGAGAAGGCATTTCGCGAGGCCCAGCGGCGCGCCCCGGAGTGGTCCGTGCCCTCGGCCAGGCTGGCGGGACTGTATGCGTCCACAGGCCGCAAGGACACAGCCATGGCCGAGTGCCGCGCCGCTCTGGACAAAAATCCGGACTCCGTGCCCGAAGCCCTGCTGCTCGGCCAGTTGCTGCAACTGGGCGGAGATGCGGCCGAGGCCGAGACCATCTATCGCAAGCTTCTGGCCCGTCACCCCGAACTGCTGCCCGCGGCCAACAATCTGGGCTATCTGCTGGCCTCTCATGACGCGCCCACAACGGAGCAGCTGACCGAAGCCCTGACCCTGGCCACCAAGGCCAGCGCGGGCGGCGACCCGTCGGCGCTCGATACGGTGGGCTGGGTGCATTATCGCCTGGGCGACAAGGACGCGGCCTTGCAGTTTCTGCGCAAGGCCCACGAGTCCCTGCCCGAGGATTCGGCCGTGACCTTTCATCTGGCTCAGGTGCTGGCTGATCTGGGGCAGACCGCGGAAGCGCGCACCCTGCTCAGGGCCCTGCTGGCCCGCGCCCAGGATTTCCCGGATCTGCCCCAGGCCAGGTCGTTGCTGGACGGAATCTGA